In a genomic window of Aricia agestis chromosome 2, ilAriAges1.1, whole genome shotgun sequence:
- the LOC121739009 gene encoding ephrin-B2a, with the protein MVSLAHFGLRQAPWTLIVLVFFIESVMGNYAKSFYIHWNTTNSIFRIDNTDHVFDLNKGNAQFEYDQVNIICPVYAPGTFDEDTEKYIIYNVSKEEYDTCRITNPNPRIIAICDKPNKLMFFTITFRPFTPQPGGLEFLPGKDYYFISTSSKDDLHRRIGGRCLSHNMKLIFRVCCKPEEQAPTPAPQPTLPPPPPPPVTPPTTTTTTTAKPVPKKTHKYEKSPNEVVKSEELSYSRGAALASSLALALAASAVLAPLAR; encoded by the coding sequence ATGGTGTCCCTAGCTCACTTCGGATTGCGACAGGCGCCGTGGACGCTGATAGTCCTCGTCTTCTTTATCGAGAGCGTGATGGGCAACTACGCCAAGTCCTTCTACATACACTGGAACACGACGAACAGCATATTCAGAATAGACAACACGGATCACGTATTCGACCTGAACAAAGGTAATGCCCAGTTCGAGTACGACCAGGTGAACATAATATGCCCGGTGTACGCACCGGGGACATTCGACGAGGACACGGagaagtacataatatacaacgTCAGCAAGGAGGAGTACGATACGTGTCGGATCACGAACCCCAACCCCCGAATAATAGCGATATGCGACAAGCCCAACAAGCTTATGTTCTTCACGATTACGTTCCGGCCGTTCACGCCGCAGCCGGGCGGGCTGGAGTTCCTGCCCGGCAAGGACTACTACTTTATATCCACGTCGAGCAAGGACGACCTGCATCGGCGCATCGGCGGCCGGTGCCTCAGCCACAACATGAAGCTGATATTCCGCGTGTGCTGCAAGCCGGAGGAGCAGGCGCCGACGCCGGCGCCGCAGCCGACGCTGCCGCCACCGCCGCCGCCACCGGTGACGCCGCCGACCACCACCACCACGACGACCGCGAAGCCGGTCCCCAAGAAGACGCACAAGTACGAGAAGTCGCCCAACGAGGTGGTGAAGAGCGAGGAGCTGTCGTACtcgcgcggcgcggcgctggcGTCGTCGCTGGCGCTGGCGCTGGCGGCGAGCGCGGTGCTGGCCCCGCTGGCTCGGTGA